In Ghiorsea bivora, a genomic segment contains:
- a CDS encoding chalcone isomerase family protein, which translates to MKILWMVGLILGLVTNAHAVEVEDVQVADTANVGEQTLVLNGAGVRTKFFFDIYIGALYLPSKTQSAETAINSKTNKRVWMYFLYDEVSKDKLTHGWTKGFEKNSKTNFAQLQARLNQFNSFFHDMQKGDSVTYDFNTDGTTTVMINDKQVGSIAGEDFQQALLAVWLGKKPADGDLKEAMLGED; encoded by the coding sequence ATGAAAATATTATGGATGGTTGGGTTAATTTTGGGTTTGGTCACCAATGCACACGCTGTTGAAGTTGAAGACGTACAAGTTGCCGATACAGCAAATGTAGGCGAGCAAACATTGGTGCTTAATGGTGCAGGCGTTCGCACCAAGTTTTTCTTCGATATTTACATTGGTGCCTTGTATTTACCAAGCAAAACACAGTCTGCAGAAACAGCTATCAACAGCAAAACCAACAAACGTGTTTGGATGTATTTTTTATATGATGAAGTCAGCAAAGATAAGTTGACCCATGGCTGGACAAAAGGTTTTGAAAAAAACAGCAAAACCAACTTTGCGCAACTACAAGCGAGGCTGAATCAATTTAATAGCTTCTTCCACGACATGCAAAAAGGTGATTCTGTGACCTATGATTTTAATACGGATGGTACAACCACGGTCATGATCAATGATAAACAAGTGGGCAGCATTGCAGGAGAAGATTTTCAACAGGCTTTGCTCGCCGTTTGGTTGGGCAAAAAACCTGCCGATGGCGACCTCAAAGAAGCTATGTTAGGTGAAGATTAA
- a CDS encoding type II toxin-antitoxin system RelE/ParE family toxin — MSSFKLTPNAKTSLTNIARYTEQAWGKKQRNVYLKQLDDCFHLLAKHPTQGKERPEINPSLRSFAVGKHVVFYSVKPNMVIIVNILHQRMDFETQLSRIK, encoded by the coding sequence ATGAGCAGCTTCAAGCTCACGCCTAATGCCAAAACCAGCTTAACCAACATTGCCCGCTACACCGAACAAGCATGGGGAAAGAAGCAGCGCAATGTTTACCTTAAACAGTTGGATGATTGCTTTCATTTACTTGCCAAACATCCTACACAAGGTAAAGAACGCCCAGAAATTAACCCTTCACTTCGTAGCTTTGCGGTTGGTAAACATGTGGTGTTTTATAGCGTAAAACCAAACATGGTCATCATTGTAAACATCTTGCATCAACGTATGGATTTTGAGACTCAACTTTCAAGAATTAAGTAA
- a CDS encoding DUF3683 domain-containing protein, which produces MSEHIREIPYNYTSYSDREIVKRFLGEEVWDDLSVLRSQRKTGRSARLLFDVLGDVWVIERNIFLKNDLLKHPKRLKKLRFQQQKRIDRIKASAQDNPRATRVACSTERMLEDFYAWFDNEPKRRRKVKRAFAKFTHKNNIHFDAFTLSHHATDATDWRSHLPFCVLTPDTAEEIPGLIRTIQQQGLVVIPRGGGTGLCGGSVPLSNDSVIINVEKFDKIGKVETRNIGDKGEVATISAQAGAVTGKVMDASKPHVFATDPTSLWACTIGGNVASNAGGKHAVIWGTCVDNLLSWKMVTPDGHWLLVERINHNMGKLHDEALIHFKITKTSSIDGTVISEENLDLPGHIFRKEGLGKDVTRKAMGGLPGVQKEGTDGFIVEATFILHRAYDVTRTVCCEFFGQKLDDATQALVNIKNHVDAQETVFLEGFEHFDEKYVKAINYVSKSTRRERPKVVLLIDVSGDDEKAVAQTCSDICRLASEGNGEGFVAISKEDRGRFWGDRGRMAAIAKHTRAFKMNEDVVIPLPRLSEYNDYVEFLNIENSIGNKVDIIDALSEYFETTKDSLDSEDQLVRQELNLEDDMYLAEKLDSCVAIIKQARQKWCDLCKGLKEPATNYAQYFTDIDLLEDDTVFGVIQRGDLCISYREEVEKPLLEHLRGNETLENKIKTIHQQVLSGRVVVATHMHAGDGNVHTNIPVNSNDYMMMRRAHHVVEKVMRKAEELGGVISGEHGIGITKLAYLNDEVLSETAAYLKGADPEDLFNRGKLQPGLDLSLTYTPSFNLLEHESVIMEAADLTELSEEISPCLRCGKCKPVCNTHFPRANMLYSPRNKIQASGAIIEAFLYESQTGAGISFEQFEGLQDVASHCTICHKCEAPCPVDIDFGVVTEKMRALLKDKGQARFNIVSKLSLMFLVIQNPDLVKIVREVGIRWSYKGHQWLHKAAKLMGVIKDKPAATRNLDGIQAQVINFVERPLPTLPLKTSRQILGIESRDKNMIPILRDANKANGRAVFYFPGCGSERLFSQVGMATQAALFDLGVNVVLPPSYLCCGYPSTASGDHEQGDKITYDNRVLFHRLKNALSYLDFEAVVISCGTCYDQLTKYYLEEIFPDAPLIDIHEYLMTQGVSVDNVQGVQYMYHEPCHNPLKRHGSEMVISSLLNKKSVESEECCAEAGTLAAAYPAISGKIRARKEEKMAEASEKLALLGDEQQKILTSCPACLQGLSRLEESSGVDADYIVVELMKQLHGDDWQKIFVQRIKDGGIERVLM; this is translated from the coding sequence CGCATTAAAGCCAGCGCACAAGATAATCCAAGAGCTACACGGGTAGCTTGCTCCACAGAGCGTATGCTCGAAGACTTTTATGCATGGTTTGATAATGAACCCAAACGCAGACGCAAAGTCAAACGCGCTTTTGCCAAGTTTACCCATAAGAATAATATTCATTTCGATGCTTTTACATTAAGCCATCACGCAACCGATGCGACAGATTGGCGTTCACACTTGCCGTTTTGTGTGCTGACACCCGATACAGCTGAAGAAATACCTGGTTTGATTCGTACGATTCAGCAACAGGGGTTGGTTGTGATTCCGCGTGGTGGTGGTACAGGTTTATGTGGTGGTTCCGTACCATTATCCAATGACTCTGTGATTATCAATGTAGAAAAATTTGATAAGATAGGGAAAGTGGAAACCAGAAACATTGGCGATAAAGGTGAAGTTGCTACCATTTCAGCACAAGCTGGTGCTGTAACAGGTAAAGTGATGGATGCATCCAAACCCCATGTGTTTGCTACTGACCCAACCAGCCTTTGGGCATGTACGATTGGTGGTAATGTTGCATCCAATGCAGGCGGTAAACATGCTGTAATTTGGGGTACATGTGTTGATAACCTATTAAGTTGGAAAATGGTTACACCAGATGGACATTGGTTATTGGTGGAACGTATCAACCATAATATGGGCAAACTGCATGATGAAGCCTTGATACATTTTAAAATCACGAAAACTTCCTCTATTGATGGAACAGTGATATCTGAAGAAAACCTAGATTTGCCAGGGCATATTTTCCGCAAAGAGGGTTTGGGTAAAGACGTGACACGCAAAGCCATGGGCGGTTTGCCCGGTGTGCAAAAAGAGGGTACAGATGGTTTTATTGTTGAAGCCACCTTTATTTTGCACCGTGCTTATGATGTAACCCGAACGGTATGTTGTGAGTTTTTTGGACAAAAACTAGATGATGCAACCCAAGCTTTGGTAAATATTAAAAACCATGTGGACGCGCAAGAAACGGTATTTCTTGAAGGTTTTGAGCATTTTGATGAGAAATACGTTAAAGCCATCAATTATGTGAGCAAATCCACACGTCGCGAACGCCCTAAAGTGGTGTTATTGATTGATGTGTCAGGTGATGATGAAAAAGCTGTGGCACAGACATGTTCGGATATTTGTCGTTTGGCATCTGAGGGTAATGGCGAAGGTTTTGTGGCGATTTCTAAAGAAGATAGAGGACGTTTCTGGGGTGATAGAGGGCGTATGGCTGCGATTGCCAAACACACGCGAGCCTTTAAAATGAATGAAGATGTGGTGATTCCATTGCCACGTTTATCCGAATACAATGATTATGTAGAGTTTCTTAATATTGAAAACTCGATTGGTAATAAAGTTGATATCATTGATGCTTTGTCGGAATACTTTGAAACTACCAAAGATTCGTTAGATTCTGAAGACCAGTTGGTTCGCCAAGAATTAAACCTTGAAGATGATATGTATTTGGCTGAGAAGCTAGATAGTTGTGTGGCGATTATTAAACAAGCACGGCAAAAATGGTGTGATTTATGTAAAGGTTTAAAAGAGCCTGCAACCAATTACGCACAATATTTTACAGATATAGATTTGTTGGAAGACGATACGGTTTTTGGTGTGATTCAGCGTGGTGACTTGTGCATTTCATACCGTGAAGAAGTTGAAAAACCGTTGCTTGAGCACTTACGTGGTAATGAAACATTAGAAAATAAAATCAAAACGATTCACCAGCAAGTATTATCTGGTCGTGTCGTGGTTGCTACCCATATGCATGCGGGTGATGGTAATGTTCATACCAATATTCCAGTGAACTCGAATGACTATATGATGATGCGTAGAGCGCATCATGTGGTTGAAAAGGTCATGCGTAAAGCAGAAGAGCTTGGCGGTGTGATTTCAGGGGAACATGGTATTGGTATTACCAAGTTGGCGTATTTAAATGATGAAGTTTTGTCAGAAACTGCGGCTTATTTGAAGGGCGCAGACCCTGAAGACCTGTTTAACCGTGGAAAACTACAACCTGGTTTGGATTTAAGCTTAACTTACACACCAAGCTTTAATCTTTTAGAACATGAGTCTGTTATCATGGAAGCTGCAGATTTAACAGAGCTTTCGGAAGAAATTTCTCCATGTTTACGTTGTGGTAAATGTAAACCAGTGTGTAATACGCACTTTCCACGCGCCAATATGTTGTATTCACCGCGCAATAAGATTCAAGCATCAGGTGCGATTATTGAAGCCTTTTTGTATGAGTCGCAAACAGGAGCGGGTATATCTTTTGAGCAGTTTGAAGGTTTACAAGATGTGGCTAGCCATTGCACAATTTGTCATAAATGTGAAGCACCATGCCCTGTGGATATTGATTTTGGTGTGGTCACTGAAAAAATGCGCGCCTTGCTTAAAGACAAAGGACAGGCGCGGTTTAACATTGTTTCTAAGTTATCTTTGATGTTTTTGGTCATTCAAAATCCCGATTTGGTCAAGATTGTACGCGAAGTAGGTATTCGTTGGAGTTATAAAGGTCATCAATGGTTGCACAAAGCAGCGAAACTGATGGGCGTTATTAAAGATAAACCTGCGGCAACACGTAACTTGGATGGTATCCAAGCTCAAGTGATTAACTTCGTGGAGCGCCCATTGCCTACCTTGCCACTGAAAACATCAAGGCAAATTTTGGGCATTGAATCGCGTGATAAAAATATGATACCTATTTTACGTGATGCCAATAAAGCTAATGGTAGAGCTGTGTTTTATTTCCCAGGCTGTGGTTCGGAACGTTTGTTTTCACAAGTGGGCATGGCAACCCAAGCCGCACTCTTTGATTTGGGTGTGAATGTGGTGCTTCCACCATCGTATTTGTGTTGCGGTTACCCAAGCACAGCAAGTGGTGATCATGAACAAGGGGATAAGATTACTTATGATAATCGCGTATTATTCCATCGCTTAAAAAATGCATTGTCTTACCTTGATTTTGAAGCCGTGGTGATTTCATGTGGCACATGTTATGATCAGTTAACCAAGTATTATTTGGAAGAAATTTTTCCCGATGCACCTTTGATTGATATTCATGAATATTTAATGACGCAAGGGGTGAGCGTGGATAATGTGCAAGGTGTACAGTATATGTACCATGAACCTTGCCATAACCCACTCAAACGCCATGGCTCTGAAATGGTGATTTCATCTTTGCTGAACAAAAAATCTGTGGAAAGTGAAGAATGTTGTGCTGAAGCAGGTACATTGGCTGCTGCATATCCTGCGATTTCAGGAAAGATTCGCGCCCGTAAAGAAGAAAAAATGGCAGAAGCCAGTGAGAAGCTAGCTTTATTGGGTGATGAACAACAAAAAATCCTAACTTCTTGCCCCGCTTGTTTACAAGGTTTATCACGTTTGGAAGAAAGCTCTGGTGTGGATGCTGATTATATCGTGGTGGAACTGATGAAACAGTTGCATGGTGATGATTGGCAGAAAATATTTGTACAGCGTATTAAAGATGGCGGTATTGAACGCGTACTGATGTAG
- a CDS encoding type II toxin-antitoxin system ParD family antitoxin — protein MNVSLTPSLEQYVRDCASTDDYNNASEVVREAIRLHKQREEYRQMKLARLKEALQSGIDDMENGNFADYSLDSFIDELDNKAKV, from the coding sequence ATGAATGTAAGCTTAACCCCTAGCCTAGAACAATATGTGCGCGATTGCGCATCAACCGATGACTACAACAACGCCAGCGAAGTGGTGCGTGAAGCTATTCGTTTGCATAAGCAACGCGAAGAATATCGGCAAATGAAGCTAGCAAGGCTTAAAGAAGCTTTGCAATCGGGCATTGATGATATGGAAAACGGCAACTTTGCTGATTACTCTCTCGATTCTTTTATTGATGAGTTGGATAACAAAGCCAAGGTATGA
- the metH gene encoding methionine synthase has protein sequence MKQLTPSHIEIIKQLQQRILLLDGAMGTMIQAYKLEEADYRGERFADWPSELKGNNDLLSLTQPQIIKDIHTAYLEAGADILETNTFNSNKPSMADYGMEELVYEMNVAGAKLAREACDAASTPEKPRFVAGVIGPTSRTASISPDVNDPGFRNVTFMELVETYKVATKGLVEGGSDIILIETVFDVLNAKAAIYAVKEAFEELGIELPIMISGTITDASGRTLSGQTATAFYNSMAHAEPISIGLNCALGAGELRQYIEELSNTSPCYINAHPNAGLPNAMGGYDETPEEMAAEIGEWARSGFLNIIGGCCGTSPEHIRAMAKAVEGVAPRVIPDVPVQCRLSGLEPLHIDENSLFVNVGERANVTGSAKFKRLVMEGDYDTALDICREQVENGAQIIDVNMDEAMLDGKAAMRTFLNLIASEPDISKVPVMIDSSKWEIIEEGLQCVQGKGVVNSISLKEGEENFIRQAKLIRKYGAAAVVMAFDEDGQADTFKRKTEICERSYKVLTEKCNFPPEDIIFDPNIFAIATGIEEHNNYAVDFIEATGWIKENLSHAMVSGGVSNVSFSFRGNNPVREAIHSVFLYYAIKQGMDMGIVNAGMLEVYEDIPTELRDAVEDVVLNKHPDATDKLLDIAEKYRGDGVVAKKADDEWRKLPVAKRLEHALVKGIDAFVTEDTEEARQAFDAPIEVIEGPLMDGMNVVGDLFGEGKMFLPQVVKSARVMKKAVAYLMPYIEAGKAEGVNSSNGTVLMATVKGDVHDIGKNIVGVVLQCNNFEVIDLGVMVPTATILEEAKKHNVDIIGLSGLITPSLDEMVHIAKEMKRLDFKLPIMLGGATTSKAHTAVKIFPEYDEPIVWVKDASRAVGVAQNLISELNRADFVKNIREEYIGVRERYLGRQKQTDWLSLADARANSTPLNEATIAAAPNKLGVTVLDDLSIAEIREYIDWSPFFGAWELNGAYPRILNDPHKGKEAQKLFDEANVWLDKIIDEDWFTAKAIFGLFPAQATDDDTVIVYEDEAKTKEKTRFHFLRQQTDKKDKRANLCLSDFISKSEQAHDHIGAFAVSIFGAEEKAKAYEAEHDDYAAIMIKVLADRLAEALAEMLHKQVRTDYWGYAADESLSNDEIIKEKYQGIRPAAGYPACPDHTEKGTLWQLLDVETNIGMEITESFAMLPTAAVSGLYFANSESHYFMVGKINKDQVKEYAKRKGMSMDEAERWLAPNLGY, from the coding sequence ATGAAACAACTTACCCCTTCACATATAGAAATTATTAAACAGTTACAACAACGCATCCTTCTCCTTGATGGCGCGATGGGAACCATGATTCAAGCTTATAAACTTGAAGAAGCAGACTATAGAGGCGAACGGTTTGCCGACTGGCCATCTGAGCTTAAAGGTAATAACGACTTACTTTCATTAACCCAGCCGCAAATTATTAAAGACATTCACACGGCTTATTTAGAAGCAGGTGCGGATATTCTTGAAACCAACACCTTTAACTCCAACAAACCTTCCATGGCAGATTACGGCATGGAAGAACTGGTGTATGAAATGAATGTAGCGGGTGCAAAATTAGCGCGTGAAGCATGTGATGCGGCAAGTACGCCTGAAAAACCGCGCTTTGTAGCGGGTGTGATTGGTCCCACATCACGTACAGCATCTATTTCACCTGATGTGAATGATCCAGGTTTTAGAAATGTGACATTTATGGAGCTTGTGGAAACTTATAAAGTTGCCACCAAAGGACTTGTTGAGGGTGGCTCGGATATTATCCTTATTGAAACAGTCTTTGATGTGCTTAATGCCAAAGCCGCGATTTATGCCGTTAAAGAAGCTTTTGAAGAGCTTGGTATTGAACTGCCAATTATGATTTCAGGCACCATTACTGATGCTTCAGGGCGTACATTATCTGGGCAAACAGCGACAGCTTTTTATAACTCTATGGCACATGCAGAACCGATTTCTATTGGTTTGAATTGTGCGCTTGGTGCAGGCGAATTGCGTCAATATATTGAGGAGTTATCTAATACTTCTCCATGTTATATCAATGCACACCCGAACGCTGGTTTACCCAATGCTATGGGTGGTTATGATGAAACACCTGAAGAAATGGCTGCCGAAATTGGTGAGTGGGCGCGTTCTGGCTTTTTAAATATTATTGGTGGTTGTTGTGGTACTAGCCCTGAGCATATCCGCGCGATGGCAAAAGCTGTGGAAGGTGTTGCTCCGCGCGTGATTCCCGATGTACCTGTGCAATGCCGTTTATCAGGTTTAGAGCCGTTACATATTGATGAGAACTCATTGTTTGTAAACGTGGGTGAACGTGCCAACGTGACGGGTTCGGCCAAGTTTAAACGACTTGTGATGGAAGGCGACTATGATACCGCCTTGGATATTTGCCGTGAACAAGTGGAAAATGGCGCACAAATCATTGATGTAAACATGGATGAAGCCATGCTTGATGGTAAAGCAGCCATGCGGACTTTCCTCAACCTGATTGCATCCGAACCTGATATTTCTAAAGTGCCTGTGATGATTGATAGCTCGAAATGGGAAATCATCGAAGAAGGTTTGCAGTGCGTACAAGGCAAAGGTGTGGTCAACTCGATTTCACTTAAAGAGGGCGAAGAAAACTTTATCCGCCAAGCTAAGCTGATTCGTAAATATGGTGCGGCAGCTGTGGTGATGGCGTTTGATGAAGATGGGCAAGCCGATACTTTTAAGCGCAAAACCGAAATTTGTGAACGCTCGTACAAAGTGCTCACTGAAAAATGTAATTTCCCTCCCGAAGATATTATTTTTGACCCCAATATCTTCGCCATTGCCACAGGCATTGAAGAGCATAATAACTATGCTGTAGATTTCATTGAAGCCACGGGCTGGATTAAGGAGAATCTATCACATGCCATGGTTTCAGGTGGTGTGTCCAATGTGTCCTTCTCATTTAGGGGCAACAACCCTGTGCGTGAAGCGATTCACTCAGTGTTTTTATATTATGCCATCAAACAAGGCATGGACATGGGCATTGTAAATGCAGGCATGTTGGAAGTGTATGAAGATATTCCAACAGAATTGCGGGATGCTGTTGAAGATGTGGTCTTAAATAAACATCCTGATGCCACGGATAAATTACTGGATATTGCTGAAAAATACCGGGGTGACGGTGTTGTCGCGAAAAAAGCCGATGATGAATGGCGCAAGCTGCCTGTTGCCAAGCGCTTGGAACATGCGTTAGTCAAAGGCATTGATGCTTTTGTTACTGAAGACACCGAAGAGGCTAGACAAGCATTTGATGCGCCGATTGAAGTGATTGAAGGCCCACTCATGGATGGTATGAATGTAGTGGGAGACTTGTTTGGTGAGGGTAAAATGTTCTTGCCGCAAGTGGTGAAATCTGCGCGGGTAATGAAAAAAGCGGTAGCCTATTTGATGCCGTATATCGAGGCAGGTAAGGCTGAAGGTGTGAACTCATCCAACGGCACAGTGTTGATGGCAACAGTGAAAGGCGATGTACATGATATTGGTAAAAATATCGTGGGTGTTGTGTTGCAGTGTAACAATTTCGAGGTCATTGATTTGGGTGTGATGGTGCCAACGGCGACGATTTTGGAAGAAGCCAAGAAACACAACGTAGATATTATCGGTCTTTCGGGTCTGATTACCCCATCCTTGGATGAAATGGTGCATATCGCCAAAGAAATGAAGCGTTTGGACTTTAAATTACCAATTATGTTGGGTGGTGCGACCACATCCAAAGCGCATACAGCCGTGAAAATCTTCCCAGAATACGATGAGCCGATTGTGTGGGTGAAAGATGCATCTCGTGCGGTTGGCGTGGCGCAAAACTTAATTTCTGAGTTAAACCGCGCTGACTTTGTGAAAAATATCCGTGAAGAATATATTGGCGTGCGTGAGCGTTATTTGGGCAGACAAAAACAAACCGATTGGTTGTCTTTGGCAGATGCCCGAGCCAATTCAACACCACTGAATGAGGCTACGATTGCCGCAGCACCCAATAAACTTGGTGTAACGGTGTTGGATGATTTATCCATTGCCGAAATCCGTGAATATATCGATTGGTCGCCATTTTTTGGTGCATGGGAGCTTAATGGTGCGTATCCACGCATCTTAAATGACCCACACAAAGGCAAAGAAGCACAGAAGTTGTTTGATGAAGCCAATGTTTGGCTGGATAAAATCATTGATGAAGACTGGTTTACAGCCAAAGCGATTTTTGGACTGTTTCCAGCCCAAGCCACCGATGATGACACTGTGATTGTGTATGAAGATGAAGCAAAAACCAAAGAAAAAACACGTTTCCATTTCTTACGCCAACAAACGGATAAAAAAGATAAACGCGCCAACCTTTGTTTGAGCGATTTCATCTCCAAATCAGAGCAAGCCCATGACCATATCGGTGCATTTGCCGTGTCTATCTTTGGCGCAGAAGAAAAAGCCAAAGCATATGAAGCCGAGCATGATGATTATGCAGCGATTATGATTAAAGTTTTGGCAGATCGATTGGCAGAAGCATTGGCTGAAATGCTGCACAAACAAGTGCGTACAGACTACTGGGGTTATGCTGCTGATGAGTCATTAAGCAATGACGAAATCATCAAAGAAAAATACCAAGGCATTCGCCCTGCAGCGGGTTATCCTGCATGTCCAGACCACACCGAAAAAGGCACGCTTTGGCAGCTTTTGGATGTTGAGACTAACATAGGCATGGAAATCACTGAATCCTTTGCCATGCTACCAACTGCAGCCGTATCAGGTTTATACTTTGCCAACTCTGAATCGCATTATTTCATGGTGGGTAAAATTAACAAAGACCAAGTCAAAGAATATGCCAAACGTAAAGGTATGAGTATGGATGAAGCCGAGCGTTGGTTAGCACCTAATTTGGGGTATTAA
- a CDS encoding ATP-binding protein — translation MSIFTEEESTSFDCKKSFYKLPETKVEMAKDIAAMANSTLKKNKNSTILIGRKEGDFYNVSYDKVPDEAEIQQTINSMLDPPVQFNVKRVSHVTEQGTFSLLQFVIPYSSRKPHLFKKFSDGRLKKNFEGQCYVRRGSSTAIANRVELAEIIHDADGSLNPYRKLIAYVEAQQKAGVHISTKELESLLFKGHHIPSLSIPMRSSGYSQTNSFGVSVYREMLSHNISEEHKNLFIEMTELMDADDNDLAEITFNKIVKVEESLSCCIAGGVLFSRLKNSEKSEELFKRAFDLAPDYAYLNFRYAEKLYLNNNEDKSILFFERCIQFCDDSSLDILSGALYCLAIIYVRNHVVGRAEELLKKFLSIHLEEDNERLTAQDILAAINSGEWREIWSVSESLASWK, via the coding sequence ATGTCAATTTTTACTGAAGAGGAAAGTACTTCTTTTGATTGTAAAAAGTCATTTTATAAGCTTCCCGAAACAAAAGTTGAAATGGCAAAAGATATAGCAGCTATGGCTAATTCAACTTTAAAAAAAAATAAAAACAGCACTATTTTAATTGGTAGAAAAGAAGGTGATTTTTATAACGTCTCTTATGATAAAGTTCCAGATGAAGCTGAAATTCAACAAACTATCAACTCGATGCTTGATCCACCAGTTCAGTTTAATGTAAAGAGAGTATCTCACGTTACCGAACAAGGAACATTTTCTCTGTTACAATTTGTAATCCCTTATAGCTCTCGGAAGCCACACTTATTTAAGAAGTTTAGTGATGGTCGTTTAAAGAAAAACTTTGAAGGCCAATGCTATGTTAGGCGAGGGTCTAGTACAGCGATTGCGAACAGAGTAGAATTGGCTGAAATTATTCATGATGCAGATGGTAGTCTTAACCCATATAGGAAGTTAATTGCTTATGTAGAAGCTCAGCAAAAGGCTGGTGTTCATATATCTACAAAGGAACTTGAAAGTCTTTTATTTAAAGGTCACCATATTCCATCTTTAAGCATACCAATGCGTTCATCTGGCTACTCTCAAACAAATAGCTTTGGGGTGAGTGTGTATAGAGAGATGCTTTCTCATAATATTTCCGAAGAACACAAAAATCTTTTTATTGAAATGACAGAGCTAATGGATGCAGATGATAATGATTTAGCTGAAATTACGTTTAATAAAATTGTAAAAGTTGAGGAGTCCCTAAGTTGTTGCATAGCAGGTGGAGTACTTTTCTCAAGGCTTAAAAATTCTGAGAAGTCAGAAGAATTGTTTAAACGCGCATTTGATTTAGCTCCTGATTATGCATATTTAAACTTTAGGTATGCTGAGAAGCTATATTTAAACAATAATGAAGATAAATCTATTCTGTTTTTTGAACGTTGCATTCAGTTTTGTGATGATTCTTCTTTAGATATTCTTAGTGGGGCACTTTATTGTTTAGCTATTATATATGTTAGGAATCATGTAGTCGGTCGGGCAGAAGAACTTTTGAAAAAATTTTTAAGTATTCATTTGGAAGAAGATAATGAAAGATTAACTGCGCAGGACATATTAGCAGCTATAAACTCGGGTGAATGGAGAGAAATTTGGTCAGTGAGTGAGTCCCTTGCTTCATGGAAATGA